One window from the genome of Cyprinus carpio isolate SPL01 chromosome B1, ASM1834038v1, whole genome shotgun sequence encodes:
- the camk2d2 gene encoding calcium/calmodulin-dependent protein kinase type II delta 2 chain isoform X2 has protein sequence MALTICTRFTDEYQLFEELGKGAFSVVRRCVKISSGQEYAAKIINTKKLSARDHQKLEREARICRLLKHPNIVRLHDSISEEGFHYLVFDLVTGGELFEDIVAREYYSEADASHCIQQILESVHHCHVNGIVHRDLKPENLLLASKMKGAAVKLADFGLAIEVQGDQQAWFGFAGTPGYLSPEVLRKDPYGKPVDMWACGVILYILLVGYPPFWDEDQHRLYQQIKAGAYDFPSPEWDTVTPEAKDLINKMLTINPSKRITAAEALKHPWICQRSTVASMMHRQETVECLKKFNARRKLKGAILTTLLVTRNFSAKSLLNKKADGVKVNNKTNLASSPKDTGPAPALEPQTTVIHNPVDRNKESTESANTTIEDEDLKARRFGNLSINSIWQPAGGPQNSEPKQVPNSSVQTCQVINKARKQEIIKVTEQLIESINNGDFEAYAKICDPGLTSFEPEALGNLVEGHDFHRFYFENALSKGNKPVHTILLNPHVHLIGEDAACIAYIRLTQYMDGSGMPRTMQSEETRVWHRRDGKWLNIHFHRSGAPSVPIKYDS, from the exons ATGGCTCTGACCATCTGCACCAGATTCACGGACGAATATCAGCTATTTGAGGAGCTCGGAAA GGGCGCCTTCTCTGTCGTGAGGCGATGTGTGAAGATATCATCCGGCCAAGAGTATGCGGCCAAAATCATCAACACAAAGAAGCTGTCAGCCAGGG ATCATCAGAAGCTGGAGAGAGAAGCCCGGATTTGCCGTCTCTTGAAACACCCAAATATTG TTCGACTCCATGACAGCATATCGGAGGAGGGCTTCCATTACCTAGTTTTTGATCT GGTTACTGGAGGTGAGCTGTTTGAAGACATTGTAGCAAGAGAGTACTACAGTGAGGCTGATGCAAG tcaCTGCATTCAGCAGATTTTGGAGAGCGTTCATCACTGCCATGTTAATGGGATCGTCCACAGGGATCTGAag CCTGAGAACTTGCTGTTGGCCAGTAAGATGAAGGGGGCAGCAGTTAAGCTTGCTGACTTTGGTTTGGCCATAGAGGTCCAGGGTGACCAGCAGGCATGGTTTG GTTTTGCTGGTACTCCAGGGTACCTGTCCCCAGAGGTCTTGAGGAAAGATCCTTATGGCAAACCGGTGGACATGTGGGCCTGCG GTGTGATTCTCTACATTCTGCTGGTTGGATATCCACCATTTTGGGATGAGGACCAGCATCGCCTCTATCAGCAGATTAAGGCTGGTGCATATGAC TTTCCTTCTCCTGAGTGGGACACAGTGACCCCTGAAGCTAAAGATCTGATTAATAAGATGTTGACTATCAATCCTTCTAAGCGCATCACAGCTGCCGAAGCCCTCAAACACCCCTGGATCTGC CAACGCTCCACTGTAGCCTCTATGATGCACAGACAGGAAACCGTGGAGTGCTTGAAGAAATTCAATGCCAGAAGGAAACTCAAG GGTGCAATTTTGACCACTCTCCTGGTCACAAGAAACTTCTCAG CCAAGAGCTTGTTGAACAAGAAGGCAGATGGTGTGAAG GTTAACAACAAAACCAACCTAGCCAGCAGCCCCAAAGACACAGGCCCTGCCCCAGCACTG GAGCCACAAACTACCGTGATCCACAACCCAGTGGACAGAAACAAG GAGTCTACAGAGAGTGCCAACACAACTATCGAGGATGAGGACCTTAAAG CCAGACGCTTTGGAAACCTCAGCATTAattcaatctggcaacctgcgggCGGCCCGCAAAACTCTGAGCCCAAGCAGGTGCCCAACTCCTCGGTGCAGA CTTGCCAAGTTATCAATAAAG ctCGAAAGCAGGAGATCATAAAGGTTACTGAACAGCTGATTGAATCCATCAACAACGGAGACTTTGAGGCTTACGC AAAGATTTGCGATCCTGGTCTTACTTCCTTTGAGCCAGAAGCTTTGGGAAACCTGGTGGAGGGGCATGACTTCCACAGGTTCTACTTTGAGAATG CACTGTCCAAAGGTAATAAACCTGTACACACTATCCTGCTGAACCCCCATGTGCACCTGATTGGGGAGGATGCAGCATGTATCGCGTACATCCGCCTGACCCAGTACATGGATGGCAGTGGGATGCCACGCACCATGCAGTCAGAGGAGACCCGCGTCTGGCACCGCCGAGATGGCAAATGGCTGAACATACACTTCCATCGCTCTGGAGCCCCCAGCGTGCCCATCAAGTACGACTCATAG